Proteins co-encoded in one Treponema sp. Marseille-Q3903 genomic window:
- a CDS encoding bifunctional 2-polyprenyl-6-hydroxyphenol methylase/3-demethylubiquinol 3-O-methyltransferase UbiG, whose translation MSEWFENEEFWIQFAPIMFDDARWAEAPTVAEYVKNISHARTVLDAGCGIGRIAVELAGLGLDVTGVDIIQSELDAAAESAEAEGVPLKLIKADLISFSESEKYDCVINLYTSFGYCDTEEEDMRILLNMANAVKKGGTFIMECTSRETAILYFTKGEEFERAGYKVVTDFDVVGAWEGLRSHWALYPPDVDLLKDSDVKPLVDHCFVQRLYPAAFLRDKLKEFGLKQVDVYGDFDKSPYDQHARTMVIIGKK comes from the coding sequence ATGTCCGAATGGTTTGAAAACGAAGAATTTTGGATTCAATTTGCGCCGATAATGTTTGACGATGCTCGTTGGGCAGAAGCGCCGACAGTTGCTGAATATGTAAAAAATATCAGCCATGCACGGACTGTCTTGGATGCCGGCTGCGGAATTGGGCGTATTGCTGTAGAACTTGCAGGACTTGGACTCGATGTGACCGGCGTTGATATAATTCAAAGCGAGCTGGACGCTGCAGCGGAGAGTGCCGAAGCGGAAGGAGTTCCTTTAAAACTCATAAAGGCCGATTTAATATCGTTTTCAGAATCAGAGAAATACGACTGTGTCATAAATCTCTACACCTCATTTGGCTATTGCGATACCGAAGAAGAAGATATGCGGATTCTGTTAAATATGGCGAATGCCGTGAAAAAAGGCGGAACTTTTATAATGGAATGCACAAGCCGCGAAACCGCAATATTGTATTTTACAAAAGGAGAAGAGTTTGAACGAGCCGGTTATAAAGTTGTCACAGATTTTGATGTAGTCGGAGCTTGGGAAGGCTTGCGCTCTCATTGGGCGCTCTACCCTCCGGACGTCGACTTGCTTAAAGATTCTGATGTAAAACCGTTAGTTGACCATTGCTTTGTTCAGAGACTCTATCCTGCTGCATTTCTCCGCGACAAGCTGAAGGAATTCGGACTTAAACAAGTTGACGTGTACGGAGACTTTGATAAATCTCCATACGATCAGCATGCTAGAACAATGGTCATAATTGGAAAAAAATAA
- a CDS encoding NTP transferase domain-containing protein, whose translation MFLFVVKLRFSKNHTIFRGYGLRMIPVNMENPKALLTVDGVPLIERQISQLHEAGIEEIFIITGFQKEKFEYLIDKYNVKLVYNKDYASKNNLHSLNCVREKIGNSYIIPCDLWCSKNPYSSIELYSWYMLNELIDENSIVRVNRQLEINIIKKKQNGNSMVGISFIA comes from the coding sequence ATATTTTTATTTGTTGTAAAACTAAGGTTTTCAAAAAATCATACTATTTTTCGAGGGTATGGACTTCGCATGATTCCCGTAAACATGGAAAATCCAAAGGCATTGCTGACAGTTGATGGAGTTCCTCTAATCGAACGCCAAATCTCTCAGTTACACGAAGCCGGCATTGAGGAAATCTTCATAATAACAGGCTTTCAAAAAGAAAAATTTGAATATCTTATAGATAAATACAATGTAAAACTTGTATACAATAAAGATTATGCGTCAAAAAATAATCTGCATTCGCTAAATTGCGTCCGCGAAAAAATTGGAAATTCATATATCATTCCGTGCGACCTTTGGTGCAGTAAAAATCCGTATTCAAGCATAGAACTTTATTCGTGGTATATGCTAAATGAATTAATCGATGAAAATAGCATAGTTCGTGTAAATCGGCAGTTGGAAATAAACATCATAAAGAAAAAACAAAATGGGAATTCGATGGTTGGAATCTCATTTATCGCATAA
- a CDS encoding amino acid ABC transporter ATP-binding protein, with product MLKVEDVHKSFGKLKVLNGVSLTVKKGDVVVIIGPSGSGKTTLLRCIDFLETADSGNLEFDDIKTPLKHASKKMISAIRKKTSFVFQNYNLFKNKTALQNVMEGLVVARKVPKKEAEILAKDALNKVGLSDKYDAYPISMSGGQQQRVGIARATAVNPDVILFDEPTSALDPELIDDVLDIMKKLAEEGTTMLIVTHEMTFAEEVADLVIFLDGGTIVEQGPPEQIFHNPKEERTKQFLRRTMR from the coding sequence ATGCTAAAAGTAGAGGACGTTCATAAATCGTTTGGCAAACTCAAAGTGCTCAATGGCGTAAGTCTTACAGTCAAAAAAGGAGATGTTGTCGTGATAATCGGGCCTTCCGGTTCAGGAAAAACAACGTTGCTCCGCTGTATAGATTTTCTTGAAACTGCCGACAGCGGAAATCTCGAATTCGACGATATCAAAACGCCATTAAAACACGCTTCAAAAAAAATGATTTCTGCAATCAGAAAAAAAACATCATTTGTGTTTCAAAATTATAATCTTTTTAAAAATAAAACTGCATTGCAAAATGTTATGGAAGGGCTTGTTGTCGCCCGAAAAGTTCCAAAAAAGGAAGCAGAAATCCTGGCAAAAGATGCTTTGAATAAAGTCGGTTTATCAGATAAATACGACGCCTACCCTATCAGCATGTCAGGTGGTCAGCAGCAGCGCGTTGGAATTGCACGTGCGACAGCAGTAAATCCCGATGTAATTTTGTTTGATGAACCGACTTCTGCGCTTGACCCGGAACTCATAGACGACGTTTTGGACATAATGAAAAAACTTGCGGAAGAAGGCACAACAATGTTGATTGTCACACACGAGATGACATTTGCCGAAGAAGTTGCGGACCTCGTAATATTTCTTGACGGCGGCACAATTGTTGAGCAAGGACCCCCTGAACAGATTTTTCACAATCCAAAGGAAGAGAGAACAAAACAATTTTTGCGCAGGACAATGCGTTGA
- a CDS encoding choline/ethanolamine kinase family protein → MCENQKNDCEFWEKALFGFDNITVYANVVRSSSVVEINSYEQLRELDSDSKALEAESINVICDVFKCKNEDIHDIKTLKKGMTNRSFVFSVKNEKYIMRIPGEGTDKLINRSQEADVYNSIKGLGICDELFYINPNNGFKITRYINNARVCDPYNKDDLKKCMAKLRNFHKLKLKVNHKFDIFGQIDFYEKLWNGRPSVFKDYEQTKKNVFSLIPFINQHKAEEVLTHIDAVPDNFLFSTERDGIENGGTENIQLIDWEYAGMQDPYVDIAMFCIYPLYDDRKYIDFLIDSYFEGKCTPENRIKIYCYIASCGLLWSNWCEFKNQLGVEFGEYFLMQYRYAKEYYKIAKEEMKNMGLEQ, encoded by the coding sequence TTGTGTGAAAATCAAAAAAACGATTGTGAATTTTGGGAAAAAGCTCTTTTCGGGTTCGATAACATCACAGTTTATGCAAATGTCGTTCGCTCATCTTCAGTCGTTGAAATCAATTCATACGAGCAGCTGCGTGAATTGGATAGCGATTCAAAGGCACTGGAAGCTGAATCTATAAATGTAATCTGCGATGTTTTTAAATGCAAAAATGAAGATATTCACGATATCAAAACTTTAAAAAAAGGAATGACAAACCGCTCTTTTGTTTTTTCAGTGAAGAACGAAAAATACATAATGCGCATTCCTGGAGAGGGTACGGACAAACTTATAAATCGTTCCCAAGAAGCAGATGTTTACAATTCAATCAAAGGGCTTGGGATATGCGATGAGCTTTTTTACATCAACCCAAACAACGGATTTAAAATAACACGTTATATAAATAATGCCAGAGTTTGCGATCCCTACAATAAAGACGATTTGAAAAAATGCATGGCAAAACTTCGCAATTTCCATAAATTAAAACTAAAAGTCAATCATAAATTTGATATTTTTGGGCAAATTGATTTTTATGAAAAATTATGGAACGGGAGACCTTCAGTTTTCAAAGATTATGAGCAGACGAAAAAAAATGTTTTTTCTCTTATCCCGTTTATCAATCAGCATAAGGCGGAAGAGGTTTTGACACATATCGATGCAGTTCCCGACAACTTTTTGTTTTCGACGGAGCGCGACGGTATAGAAAACGGCGGCACAGAAAACATTCAGCTTATAGACTGGGAATATGCAGGAATGCAGGATCCTTACGTTGATATCGCTATGTTTTGCATTTATCCACTTTATGATGACAGAAAGTATATCGATTTTTTAATAGATTCATATTTTGAGGGAAAATGTACTCCCGAAAACAGGATCAAAATATATTGCTACATTGCATCTTGCGGACTTTTGTGGAGCAATTGGTGCGAATTTAAAAATCAGCTTGGGGTAGAATTCGGAGAATATTTTTTAATGCAGTACCGCTATGCGAAAGAATATTACAAAATTGCAAAAGAAGAGATGAAAAATATGGGACTTGAACAATGA
- the cysK gene encoding cysteine synthase A → MSKIYTSADQLVGHTPLLELSNIEKVFGLKAKILAKLEYFNPAGSVKDRIAKKMLDDAEASGKLKSGTTIIEPTSGNTGIGLASVAASRGYKIIIVMPETMSVERRQLMKAYGAELVLTEGSKGMKGAIEKAEELEKTIPNSFIPGQFVNPSNPKAHEETTGPEIYEDTDGKVDFFVSGVGTGGTITGTGHYLKSKNKNVKIIAVEPADSAVLSKGIAGPHKIQGIGAGFIPDVLDTKVYDEVIAVQNEDAFTFGREVCRREGILVGISSGAAVWAAIQIAKRPENAGKNIVVLLPDTGDRYLSTPLFES, encoded by the coding sequence ATGTCAAAAATTTATACGTCTGCTGATCAGCTCGTTGGCCACACACCGCTCCTTGAACTGTCGAACATTGAAAAGGTTTTTGGACTTAAAGCAAAAATTCTCGCTAAGCTTGAATATTTTAATCCGGCAGGGTCTGTAAAAGATCGTATTGCAAAAAAAATGCTCGATGACGCAGAAGCTTCCGGAAAACTGAAATCCGGCACAACAATTATTGAACCTACGTCGGGAAACACAGGAATCGGGCTTGCATCGGTTGCAGCTTCACGCGGATATAAAATCATCATCGTCATGCCCGAAACTATGTCTGTGGAACGCCGCCAGTTGATGAAAGCTTACGGTGCTGAACTAGTTCTCACGGAGGGCAGTAAGGGCATGAAAGGCGCAATTGAGAAGGCTGAAGAGCTTGAAAAGACAATTCCAAACAGTTTTATACCCGGTCAGTTTGTAAATCCTTCAAATCCAAAGGCACACGAAGAGACTACAGGTCCTGAAATCTACGAAGATACAGACGGAAAAGTCGATTTTTTTGTTTCTGGGGTCGGCACCGGAGGCACAATTACAGGAACAGGTCACTATCTGAAGTCAAAAAATAAAAATGTAAAAATTATCGCTGTTGAACCGGCCGATTCTGCAGTTCTTTCAAAAGGAATTGCAGGTCCTCACAAAATCCAAGGTATTGGGGCGGGTTTTATTCCGGACGTCCTCGACACTAAAGTTTACGATGAAGTTATAGCTGTCCAAAACGAAGATGCTTTTACATTCGGAAGAGAAGTTTGCAGAAGAGAAGGCATACTCGTTGGAATTTCGAGCGGAGCCGCTGTTTGGGCTGCAATTCAAATTGCAAAGCGCCCTGAAAATGCAGGAAAAAACATTGTAGTTTTATTGCCTGACACCGGCGATCGCTACCTTTCAACGCCGTTGTTTGAATCGTAA